A genome region from Salvia splendens isolate huo1 chromosome 19, SspV2, whole genome shotgun sequence includes the following:
- the LOC121778482 gene encoding uncharacterized protein DDB_G0286299-like, which produces MVGGGNRRDEGSFTVSNTNVFAALDTLRKKKKSDKDKGSSRGSKSSTKSGAASGKSKAEEKPVYWAPAPLTVKSWADVDDEDDDDYYATTAPPQAMWGSSGSNKVDETEKQDHLEESESEDELLDEGDDDVDEEPDHETEVGEPSEPVVETQVEQSPAPRETERQLSKKERRKKELAELEAILADFGVNPKEKAEDVTTDPNNDGKEVQLNGVAEKKDSAAPAESKSAKKKKKKDKASKEAKESQDQPNTSDAHNEQDEAEHVEGDTSAVDVKERLKRVASAKKKKSNKEVDSAARAVAMEAAARSAKLAAAKKKEKNHYNQQPIR; this is translated from the exons ATGGTTGGTGGTGGGAATAGGAGGGATGAGGGATCGTTTACCGTGAGCAACACCAATGTTTTTGCGGCGCTGGATactttgaggaagaagaagaaatctgACAAAGATAAGGGTTCGTCCAGGGGGAGTAAGAGCTCCACTAAGAGTGGCGCTGCTTCTGGAAAATCAAAAGCAGAGGAAAAGCCGGTGTACTGGGCTCCGGCACCATTGACAGTGAAGTCGTGGGCGGATGTGGAtgatgaggatgatgatgattacTATGCCACCACGGCTCCTCCCCAGGCGATGTGGGGTAGTTCCGGTTCGAATAAAGTGGATGAAACAGAGAAACAAGATCATTTGGAG GAAAGTGAGAGTGAAGATGAGCTTCTTGATGAAGGTGATGATGATGTAGATGAGGAGCCTGATCATGAAACAGAGGTTGGAGAACCTTCTGAACCGGTAGTCGAAACACAGGTTGAACAATCTCCAGCACCTAGGGAGACAGAAAGACAACTTTCCAAGAAGGAGAGAAGAAAAAAGGAGCTTGCTGAATTAGAGGCCATTTTAGCCGATTTTGGAGTAAACCCTAAAGAGAAAGCTGAAGATGTAACAACTG ACCCAAACAATGATGGGAAAGAGGTGCAACTGAATGGAGTTGCAGAGAAGAAAGACAGTGCTGCACCTGCTGAATCCAAAAgtgccaagaagaagaagaagaaggataaGGCCTCCAAAGAGGCAAAGGAATCTCAGGACCAGCCTAATACCTCAGATGCTCATAATGAACAAGATGAGGCTGAACATGTGGAGGGAGACACTTCTGCTGTTGATGTGAAGGAGCGGCTCAAGAGGGTGGCGTCTGCTAAGAAAAAGAAATCGAACAAGGAGGTTGACTCTGCTGCAAGAGCTGTTGCTATGGAGGCTGCAGCACGGAGCGCAAAACTTGCGGCTGCCAAAAAGAAGGAGAAGAACCATTATAACCAGCAGCCAATCCGGTAA
- the LOC121778483 gene encoding psbP domain-containing protein 5, chloroplastic-like yields the protein MAAAALPTLKYHHSLSPNFVIFGNNAQSVPISWKRKAQLSGKLRKIVGCSSNPSRSCLQDGILRRDLMFLGLSSSLSLSFPVLGAGVEEELKMDLFVDETNAYSYLYPKALPSDKFVFKWVESRKPERYSSAAPLSPDARLRIVSERVDFIDNLIISVSIGPPNPLFLKSNDKSTWTAKDVAESVLADKSALRVTTSQRMDESSILDAHSSTVDSEPYWSYEYLVRKSPTEMAPSSNLYRHFVAATAEREGYLYSLNASTLSMQWEKMGPFLEKTVASFRLLPPTENYVPPYKDPWRFW from the exons ATGGCAGCTGCAGCTCTTCCTACACTGAAATACCAtcattctctctctccaaattttgtcatttttgg AAATAATGCTCAAAGCGTACCCATTTCATGGAAGCGGAAAGCCCAATTAAGTGGGAAGTTGCGTAAAATTGTTGGGTGTTCAAGTAATCCTTCAAGATCCTGTTTGCAAGATGGGATTTTGAGGAGGGATTTGATGTTCTTGGGCTtgtcctcctctctctctctctctttcccagTCTTAG GCGCTGGTGTGGAAGAGGAACTGAAAATGGATCTATTTGTTGATGAGACAAATGCTTATTCATATTTGTATCCGAAAGCACTGCCTTCCGACAAATTTGTCTTCAAATG GGTGGAATCTAGAAAGCCGGAGCGTTATTCGTCAGCTGCACCATTGTCCC CTGATGCACGCCTTCGCATTGTGTCTGAGAGGGTTGATTTCATTGATAACCTCATAATTTCAGTTTCG ATAGGTCCCCCTAATCCATTGTTCTTGAAATCTAATGACAAAAGCACATGGACTGCAAAAGACGTCGCTGAATCTGTTTTAGCTGACAAGTCTGCACTG CGGGTAACCACAAGCCAACGGATGGATGAAAGTTCAATCCTTGATGCACATTCTTCCACA GTTGATAGCGAGCCATATTGGTCTTATGAGTATTTGGTGCGGAAATCACCAACTGAAATG GCCCCGTCATCAAACCTTTACCGACATTTTGTTGCTGCAACAGCTGAACGCGAAG GTTATTTGTACTCTCTCAATGCTTCAACTCTAAGCATGCAATGGGAGAAG ATGGGACCATTCTTGGAGAAAACTGTGGCGTCGTTTCgccttcttcctcctactgaaAACTATGTTCCTCCATACAAGGATCCCTGGAGATTTTGGTGA
- the LOC121779632 gene encoding pentatricopeptide repeat-containing protein At1g63330-like isoform X1 encodes MFFCTIYLLPKRKRWFFSLSHFMSTSCCAAQDTGFSSDDNVLLESCEYGELQRRMQRHAASGCITKALETLNLMRDNVLGKPTTYDYNAMIRYFLKSGSVAFDELFEVYSGMKRFGPSPNLLTYQTLLNGFISVGRSKDAMYITGEMMASGFSPSFTVLSKLFKKLLKTESVVDAVLLLEIMLSVNSIPSQYDISVLIQGLCHVGMVQVAISLFVKISGKGYFCGGIIYNPILWALCKSSQTCVALEFFGFLEKKGFMRSVYSYTALVYGFSKDRLWREAFFCLEEMENVGCKPSLVTYTVLIKFLCDDGKVDVALNLLEKMEERGYNPDLVVYNIVLREFCNQGRVDDVYGLIQLIDQKGLSPDMYTHAALAGGMLKRGNVEFVNKLLLNIILRHCSVDTAVYNIYLHSMCCDSNSGEALSLMQSLIENGFRPTNRSYNIILKGLCKERNFCEAFKLFDCILWPSNGPDLISLNTVLSAACKLGNSAIVQRILWQMEHEGIKLDIVSLTSLIQYYCTVGKIADCLKLVESMVINGPRPNTVTVNTLLIGLCKNHLLGLAETFFNYFKQIGVPADTTTYNILIRAFIHEGNDLMVDELSREMSSCKLRPDLGTYSCFVHALCRRGKIVLALHLRDQLRENGIPPNIFIYNTIMKAMFMKGMFWEIIDLLKDMYVDGCEPNEGSYKLLKEVKLKGWMKGSPQALQMIVFVMFGKLS; translated from the coding sequence ATGTTCTTTTGCACCATTTATCTTTTACCCAAGAGAAAAAGATGGTTTTTTTCGCTATCCCACTTTATGAGTACTTCTTGCTGTGCTGCTCAAGATACTGGTTTCTCCTCAGATGACAATGTGCTGCTGGAATCGTGCGAATATGGAGAGTTGCAGCGAAGAATGCAGCGGCATGCTGCCTCGGGGTGCATTACCAAAGCCCTTGAGACCCTGAACCTTATGAGGGATAACGTTCTGGGTAAACCCACCACTTATGACTATAATGCTATGATCAGGTATTTCTTAAAGTCGGGTAGTGTGGCGTTTGATGAGTTGTTTGAGGTGTATAGTGGAATGAAAAGATTTGGGCCAAGCCCGAATCTGTTAACTTATCAAACACTCTTGAATGGGTTCATTTCTGTTGGAAGATCGAAAGATGCAATGTATATCACAGGTGAGATGATGGCGTCTGGGTTTTCCCCTTCATTTACAGTTCTGTCGAAGTTGTTCAAGAAGCTACTGAAAACAGAAAGTGTAGTTGATGCTGTTTTGTTGCTTGAGATTATGTTGAGTGTCAACTCTATTCCAAGTCAGTATGATATAAGTGTCTTGATCCAAGGTCTTTGCCATGTAGGGATGGTTCAGGTGGCAATTTCATTGTTTGTGAAGATTTCGGGAAAGGGCTACTTTTGTGGGGGGATTATTTATAATCCCATACTCTGGGCTTTATGTAAATCCAGTCAAACTTGTGTCGCATTAGAATTTTTTGGTTTCTTAGAAAAGAAGGGATTCATGCGATCTGTTTACTCTTATACTGCATTGGTTTATGGTTTTAGTAAGGATAGGCTGTGGCGTGAAGCTTTTTTCTGTTTAGAGGAAATGGAAAATGTTGGTTGTAAGCCTAGTCTGGTCACTTATACAGTACTTATTAAGTTTCTCTGTGATGACGGGAAAGTTGATGTGGCACTGAACCTTTTGGAAAAGATGGAAGAGAGAGGATATAACCCTGACTTAGTTGTATACAACATAGTTCTCCGTGAATTTTGCAATCAAGGTAGAGTAGATGACGTATATGGTCTTATTCAACTTATTGATCAAAAGGGCTTGTCACCTGACATGTATACTCATGCCGCATTAGCTGGAGGCATGTTGAAAAGGGGCAATGTGGAGTTCGTCAATAAGTTGTTGCTCAATATTATACTAAGGCACTGCTCTGTAGATACTGCCGTTTACAACATATATCTGCATTCCATGTGTTGTGATAGTAATTCTGGAGAAGCTTTGTCCTTGATGCAGAGTCTGATTGAAAATGGTTTTAGACCTACTAATAGATCATACAACATAATTCTTAAGGGATTGTGCAAAGAGAGAAATTTTTGTGAAGCTTTCAAGTTATTTGATTGTATCTTATGGCCTAGCAATGGCCCTGATTTGATTTCTTTGAATACAGTTTTGTCTGCTGCATGTAAACTAGGAAATTCAGCCATTGTTCAGAGAATTTTGTGGCAGATGGAACATGAAGGAATAAAACTCGACATTGTGAGCTTAACATCTCTGATTCAGTATTATTGTACAGTTGGCAAAATAGCAGACTGCTTAAAGCTCGTGGAGTCCATGGTGATCAATGGTCCCAGGCCTAATACAGTCACGGTTAACACCCTTCTTATTGGACTCTGCAAGAATCATCTACTTGGATTAGCAGAAACATTTTTCAACTATTTTAAACAGATTGGAGTTCCGGCCGATACGACTACATACAATATTCTAATCCGAGCTTTCATACACGAAGGAAATGATTTGATGGTAGATGAGCTCTCAAGGGAAATGTCTAGCTGTAAATTGAGGCCGGATCTTGGCACCTACAGTTGCTTCGTGCATGCTTTATGTAGAAGAGGCAAAATTGTACTTGCCCTTCATCTGCGAGACCAATTGCGAGAGAATGGCATCCCTCCTAATATCTTCATTTACAACACAATAATGAAAGCAATGTTCATGAAAGGAATGTTCTGGGAAATTATTGATCTGCTTAAGGACATGTACGTGGATGGATGTGAACCTAATGAAGGATCTTATAAACTATTGAAAGAAGTGAAGTTAAAAGGTTGGATGAAGGGTTCCCCTCAAGCTTTACAAATGATAGTGTTTGTTATGTTTGGTAAATTATCCTGA
- the LOC121779632 gene encoding pentatricopeptide repeat-containing protein At1g63330-like isoform X2, giving the protein MQRHAASGCITKALETLNLMRDNVLGKPTTYDYNAMIRYFLKSGSVAFDELFEVYSGMKRFGPSPNLLTYQTLLNGFISVGRSKDAMYITGEMMASGFSPSFTVLSKLFKKLLKTESVVDAVLLLEIMLSVNSIPSQYDISVLIQGLCHVGMVQVAISLFVKISGKGYFCGGIIYNPILWALCKSSQTCVALEFFGFLEKKGFMRSVYSYTALVYGFSKDRLWREAFFCLEEMENVGCKPSLVTYTVLIKFLCDDGKVDVALNLLEKMEERGYNPDLVVYNIVLREFCNQGRVDDVYGLIQLIDQKGLSPDMYTHAALAGGMLKRGNVEFVNKLLLNIILRHCSVDTAVYNIYLHSMCCDSNSGEALSLMQSLIENGFRPTNRSYNIILKGLCKERNFCEAFKLFDCILWPSNGPDLISLNTVLSAACKLGNSAIVQRILWQMEHEGIKLDIVSLTSLIQYYCTVGKIADCLKLVESMVINGPRPNTVTVNTLLIGLCKNHLLGLAETFFNYFKQIGVPADTTTYNILIRAFIHEGNDLMVDELSREMSSCKLRPDLGTYSCFVHALCRRGKIVLALHLRDQLRENGIPPNIFIYNTIMKAMFMKGMFWEIIDLLKDMYVDGCEPNEGSYKLLKEVKLKGWMKGSPQALQMIVFVMFGKLS; this is encoded by the coding sequence ATGCAGCGGCATGCTGCCTCGGGGTGCATTACCAAAGCCCTTGAGACCCTGAACCTTATGAGGGATAACGTTCTGGGTAAACCCACCACTTATGACTATAATGCTATGATCAGGTATTTCTTAAAGTCGGGTAGTGTGGCGTTTGATGAGTTGTTTGAGGTGTATAGTGGAATGAAAAGATTTGGGCCAAGCCCGAATCTGTTAACTTATCAAACACTCTTGAATGGGTTCATTTCTGTTGGAAGATCGAAAGATGCAATGTATATCACAGGTGAGATGATGGCGTCTGGGTTTTCCCCTTCATTTACAGTTCTGTCGAAGTTGTTCAAGAAGCTACTGAAAACAGAAAGTGTAGTTGATGCTGTTTTGTTGCTTGAGATTATGTTGAGTGTCAACTCTATTCCAAGTCAGTATGATATAAGTGTCTTGATCCAAGGTCTTTGCCATGTAGGGATGGTTCAGGTGGCAATTTCATTGTTTGTGAAGATTTCGGGAAAGGGCTACTTTTGTGGGGGGATTATTTATAATCCCATACTCTGGGCTTTATGTAAATCCAGTCAAACTTGTGTCGCATTAGAATTTTTTGGTTTCTTAGAAAAGAAGGGATTCATGCGATCTGTTTACTCTTATACTGCATTGGTTTATGGTTTTAGTAAGGATAGGCTGTGGCGTGAAGCTTTTTTCTGTTTAGAGGAAATGGAAAATGTTGGTTGTAAGCCTAGTCTGGTCACTTATACAGTACTTATTAAGTTTCTCTGTGATGACGGGAAAGTTGATGTGGCACTGAACCTTTTGGAAAAGATGGAAGAGAGAGGATATAACCCTGACTTAGTTGTATACAACATAGTTCTCCGTGAATTTTGCAATCAAGGTAGAGTAGATGACGTATATGGTCTTATTCAACTTATTGATCAAAAGGGCTTGTCACCTGACATGTATACTCATGCCGCATTAGCTGGAGGCATGTTGAAAAGGGGCAATGTGGAGTTCGTCAATAAGTTGTTGCTCAATATTATACTAAGGCACTGCTCTGTAGATACTGCCGTTTACAACATATATCTGCATTCCATGTGTTGTGATAGTAATTCTGGAGAAGCTTTGTCCTTGATGCAGAGTCTGATTGAAAATGGTTTTAGACCTACTAATAGATCATACAACATAATTCTTAAGGGATTGTGCAAAGAGAGAAATTTTTGTGAAGCTTTCAAGTTATTTGATTGTATCTTATGGCCTAGCAATGGCCCTGATTTGATTTCTTTGAATACAGTTTTGTCTGCTGCATGTAAACTAGGAAATTCAGCCATTGTTCAGAGAATTTTGTGGCAGATGGAACATGAAGGAATAAAACTCGACATTGTGAGCTTAACATCTCTGATTCAGTATTATTGTACAGTTGGCAAAATAGCAGACTGCTTAAAGCTCGTGGAGTCCATGGTGATCAATGGTCCCAGGCCTAATACAGTCACGGTTAACACCCTTCTTATTGGACTCTGCAAGAATCATCTACTTGGATTAGCAGAAACATTTTTCAACTATTTTAAACAGATTGGAGTTCCGGCCGATACGACTACATACAATATTCTAATCCGAGCTTTCATACACGAAGGAAATGATTTGATGGTAGATGAGCTCTCAAGGGAAATGTCTAGCTGTAAATTGAGGCCGGATCTTGGCACCTACAGTTGCTTCGTGCATGCTTTATGTAGAAGAGGCAAAATTGTACTTGCCCTTCATCTGCGAGACCAATTGCGAGAGAATGGCATCCCTCCTAATATCTTCATTTACAACACAATAATGAAAGCAATGTTCATGAAAGGAATGTTCTGGGAAATTATTGATCTGCTTAAGGACATGTACGTGGATGGATGTGAACCTAATGAAGGATCTTATAAACTATTGAAAGAAGTGAAGTTAAAAGGTTGGATGAAGGGTTCCCCTCAAGCTTTACAAATGATAGTGTTTGTTATGTTTGGTAAATTATCCTGA